Proteins encoded within one genomic window of Empedobacter falsenii:
- a CDS encoding LexA family protein has protein sequence MVHFIQVPKFSEELINIPIKTDGEKRFVQFFGDVSAGFPSPAADFVQNNISLDEILLNHPEATYLNRVGGESMYPEYLKGDLLIIRSDIEPRHHDDIVVSVNNSEYTFKRYDAINKQLISLNPKYKNCIQLQDEDVVIILGVVTDLVRHKRK, from the coding sequence ATGGTACATTTTATTCAAGTTCCGAAATTCTCAGAAGAGTTAATCAATATTCCTATCAAAACAGATGGTGAAAAACGATTTGTTCAATTTTTTGGTGATGTTTCGGCAGGTTTCCCCTCTCCTGCTGCTGATTTTGTACAGAATAATATTAGTTTGGATGAAATTTTACTGAATCATCCCGAAGCAACTTATCTTAATCGTGTGGGTGGCGAAAGTATGTATCCTGAATACCTAAAAGGTGATTTACTTATCATTCGATCTGATATCGAACCCAGACATCATGATGATATTGTAGTATCGGTCAACAATTCCGAATACACGTTCAAACGTTATGATGCCATCAACAAACAATTGATTTCTCTTAATCCGAAATACAAAAATTGTATTCAATTACAAGATGAAGATGTTGTCATTATTTTGGGAGTTGTAACTGATTTGGTGAGGCATAAGAGGAAATAA
- a CDS encoding Y-family DNA polymerase: protein MMYALVDCNNFYASCERVFNPTLNGKPVVVLSNNDGCVIARSNEAKDLGIPMGAPAFEYENNFRLNKINVFSSNYALYADMSNRVMMILKSYCPDIEIYSIDESFLLFKGFDNYDLVNYAQEIKQKIYTITKIPVCIGIAPTKALAKVANRIAKKFPKHHNGVYMIDSKEKINKALKWLKCEDIWGIGRRLAKRLSYIGCRNAFDFTLLEDEYIKRNFSIVELRLKKELLGESVLKLDEVQRKKSIATTRSFEKTINDYENLKERVSTFAVSCAEKLRKEQSKCNIITVFVMTNRFDEKQSFVSNSLSTTLDFDSNSSIVLSKTALFLLDKLVPAEGKVPDYKKAGVIVSAITPDNQAQMNLFHTESPKHKALMSVMDKLNANYGDHMLKLASQDIHRKWKMKQERLSPCYTTRFTDILNVY from the coding sequence ATGATGTATGCTTTAGTTGACTGCAATAATTTTTATGCTTCGTGCGAACGAGTTTTTAATCCAACGCTGAATGGAAAGCCTGTTGTAGTACTTTCTAACAATGATGGTTGTGTAATTGCACGTTCTAATGAAGCAAAAGATTTAGGGATTCCAATGGGTGCTCCTGCTTTTGAATACGAGAATAATTTTAGATTAAATAAAATTAATGTATTCTCTTCAAATTATGCTTTATATGCGGATATGAGTAATCGCGTGATGATGATTTTAAAATCCTATTGTCCTGATATAGAAATTTATTCGATTGATGAATCTTTTCTTCTTTTCAAAGGCTTTGATAACTATGATTTGGTAAATTACGCCCAAGAAATTAAACAAAAAATATATACCATTACCAAAATCCCTGTTTGTATTGGTATTGCTCCTACAAAGGCTTTAGCTAAAGTGGCGAATCGAATAGCAAAGAAATTTCCTAAACATCATAATGGTGTTTATATGATTGATTCGAAAGAGAAAATAAACAAAGCTTTAAAATGGTTAAAATGTGAGGATATCTGGGGAATAGGGCGACGTTTAGCTAAACGTTTATCTTATATCGGATGTCGGAATGCATTTGATTTCACCTTGCTTGAAGATGAATACATCAAACGAAATTTCTCCATCGTTGAATTGCGTTTGAAAAAAGAATTATTAGGCGAAAGCGTCTTAAAATTAGATGAAGTTCAACGCAAAAAATCAATTGCCACAACTCGAAGTTTTGAGAAAACAATCAATGATTATGAAAATCTGAAAGAGCGTGTTTCTACTTTTGCTGTTTCTTGTGCCGAAAAGCTTAGAAAAGAACAATCAAAATGCAACATTATTACTGTTTTTGTGATGACCAATCGTTTTGATGAAAAGCAATCATTTGTTTCAAACTCATTAAGTACAACCTTAGATTTTGATTCGAATTCGAGCATTGTTTTGTCAAAAACAGCTTTATTTTTATTGGATAAATTGGTTCCTGCAGAAGGCAAAGTTCCTGATTATAAAAAAGCTGGCGTTATTGTTTCGGCTATTACACCCGATAATCAAGCACAGATGAATTTATTTCATACAGAATCTCCAAAACATAAAGCGTTGATGAGTGTGATGGATAAATTAAATGCAAATTATGGCGATCATATGCTAAAATTAGCTTCTCAAGATATACATAGAAAATGGAAAATGAAGCAAGAACGATTGTCACCTTGTTACACAACAAGATTTACAGATATTTTAAATGTTTATTAA